In a single window of the Leptospira barantonii genome:
- a CDS encoding PLP-dependent cysteine synthase family protein, which translates to MFDEISRSIDEFGNSFLGALNNIQKSFGRELSVAKPVKETILQMIGNTPLIRLNQIGSHIPNVEFYLKAEFCNPTGSVKDRTALSMLLSSERRGELKPGGQVIQPGYNTTAISLAWICTIRQYKFRCLVASDTDPQKIKDLQTFGAHVEIVPEAKGNWDDALLKRAKDIKEKEKNTVILNEYKDMANTNAHYLFTGPEIWRDLGGSVDAFVAGGGSGGSISGVGRFLKSKKSGVRVIMGVSQKSRFIRKMIQHEHGIHLPESFDPKIVDEYVGVDREQALLYQSELYQKEGIFAGQTTGTTLASAIQFAESLPTRDDQKSQVYRIVVLSPDRF; encoded by the coding sequence ATGTTTGATGAAATATCCCGTTCGATAGACGAGTTTGGAAACAGTTTCCTCGGTGCGCTGAACAACATTCAGAAATCTTTTGGACGGGAGCTCAGCGTAGCAAAACCCGTAAAAGAAACGATCTTGCAGATGATCGGGAACACTCCGCTCATCCGCTTGAATCAAATCGGTTCACACATTCCCAATGTGGAATTTTATCTCAAAGCCGAATTCTGCAATCCTACCGGTTCCGTAAAAGATAGGACCGCATTGTCCATGCTTCTCTCATCCGAAAGAAGGGGAGAATTGAAACCGGGGGGACAAGTGATCCAACCGGGATACAACACGACCGCGATCAGTCTCGCTTGGATCTGTACGATTCGTCAGTATAAGTTTCGTTGTCTTGTTGCAAGCGATACCGATCCTCAAAAGATCAAAGACCTTCAGACATTCGGCGCTCATGTGGAAATCGTTCCCGAAGCAAAAGGGAATTGGGACGATGCTCTTTTGAAAAGAGCCAAAGACATCAAAGAAAAAGAAAAGAATACGGTCATCTTAAACGAATACAAGGATATGGCGAACACGAACGCGCATTATCTTTTTACCGGACCCGAAATCTGGAGAGATCTCGGCGGAAGCGTGGACGCGTTTGTGGCGGGCGGCGGTTCCGGCGGATCGATTTCCGGTGTCGGAAGATTTTTAAAATCCAAGAAATCCGGCGTTCGAGTCATTATGGGCGTAAGCCAAAAATCCAGATTCATTCGCAAGATGATCCAACACGAACACGGAATTCATCTGCCCGAGTCTTTTGATCCTAAGATTGTGGACGAATACGTCGGAGTCGATCGGGAACAAGCCCTTCTTTACCAATCCGAGCTCTATCAAAAAGAAGGAATTTTCGCCGGACAAACGACCGGAACAACCTTAGCCAGCGCGATTCAATTCGCGGAAAGTCTTCCCACAAGAGACGATCAAAAATCACAGGTCTACAGAATCGTAGTCCTTTCTCCCGATCGGTTTTGA
- the gmhA gene encoding D-sedoheptulose 7-phosphate isomerase, which translates to MDIKEIALGQIRDSITTKQKLIDSVLDDITKAGEMVSKVLQTGNTVYLCGNGGSSCDASHIAAELVVRYKSGNERKALPALSLSADSAVLTACSNDYGYEEVFSRQIEAFGRKGDLLIGLSTSGNSKNVLLALEKAKTRGVKTISLLGGDGGKMKNLSDLDVIVPSNVTARIQESHILIGHILCSIVEYNLFKME; encoded by the coding sequence ATGGATATAAAGGAAATCGCGCTCGGTCAGATCCGGGATTCCATTACCACCAAACAGAAATTAATCGATTCTGTCCTGGACGATATCACCAAAGCGGGGGAAATGGTTTCCAAGGTTTTACAAACCGGGAACACGGTTTATCTTTGCGGGAACGGAGGTTCTTCCTGCGACGCTTCTCATATCGCGGCGGAACTCGTGGTACGATACAAATCCGGAAACGAAAGAAAAGCGTTACCCGCTCTTTCTCTTTCCGCGGACTCGGCGGTTCTAACCGCGTGTTCGAACGACTACGGTTATGAAGAAGTTTTTTCAAGACAGATCGAAGCGTTCGGAAGAAAGGGAGATCTTTTGATCGGACTTTCCACAAGCGGAAATTCCAAAAACGTTTTACTCGCATTGGAAAAGGCGAAAACCAGAGGCGTAAAAACCATATCGTTGTTAGGCGGAGACGGCGGTAAGATGAAAAATCTTTCGGACCTCGACGTGATCGTTCCGAGCAACGTAACCGCGAGAATCCAGGAATCTCATATCTTAATCGGACATATCCTCTGTAGTATCGTGGAATACAACCTCTTCAAGATGGAATAA
- a CDS encoding ATP-binding cassette domain-containing protein, with amino-acid sequence MANSPVIEISNLKVSTPGHHILKGIDFTLNSGEVHCIVGESGSGKSTFASCLLGMTDKELFQRSDRFSLLGQDSRYLTEREWQTLRGKKIALVPQNPIWGFHPYRKTGSQIIEAFSLTNPEIAEKKKILPLLESIQIADPQKAFDSLPSRLSGGERQRILILLAVYSGAGIVVADEPTAALDPISEAEVLKLLMKFRKEKGLSLIFITHEIPIVKALADTISILYQGDWAEVLKRPTRGEWILRSPYGKKLFEQGT; translated from the coding sequence TTGGCGAATTCTCCCGTAATCGAAATTTCCAATCTCAAGGTTTCCACACCGGGGCATCATATCCTAAAAGGAATCGATTTCACTTTGAATTCGGGCGAGGTTCATTGTATCGTGGGAGAATCGGGAAGCGGCAAATCCACGTTCGCATCCTGTCTTTTGGGAATGACGGATAAGGAACTTTTTCAAAGGTCCGATCGTTTTTCGTTGTTAGGTCAGGATTCCCGTTATCTGACCGAAAGAGAATGGCAAACCCTGCGCGGAAAAAAAATCGCCTTGGTTCCGCAAAATCCGATCTGGGGATTTCATCCGTATCGAAAGACGGGATCTCAAATTATCGAAGCGTTCTCCTTAACGAACCCGGAGATCGCCGAAAAAAAGAAAATTCTTCCCTTACTCGAATCGATTCAAATCGCCGATCCGCAAAAGGCTTTTGATTCCCTTCCGAGCCGCCTTTCCGGAGGAGAAAGACAGAGAATTCTCATTCTTCTCGCGGTTTATTCCGGGGCCGGGATTGTAGTCGCCGACGAACCCACGGCCGCCCTCGATCCGATCAGCGAGGCGGAGGTTCTCAAACTATTGATGAAATTCAGAAAGGAAAAGGGACTTTCTCTCATTTTTATCACACACGAAATCCCAATCGTGAAGGCGTTGGCCGATACTATAAGTATCCTCTATCAAGGGGATTGGGCCGAAGTTCTCAAGAGACCGACTCGCGGTGAGTGGATTCTCCGATCACCGTACGGAAAAAAACTGTTTGAACAAGGAACCTGA
- a CDS encoding LBBP_01157 family protein, which produces MGAVKTFFSKFLSIFKRKKRKKGPEEETPPVRESYGYKRELAELREKADRFFVTRKKTGGVVHETKYYKLLKNGPKLFRLEGKEKSGREYSLVVSTGNFLSAQGDKISGVVFVPEAELNRILSYEHSDLKSVFSRFQPEGIDEDLKVLYGETGSSQETWKDFYNWEPFWKQQVFIRLKPNIIGILLVYMGADFEQFFQSNSTKRLKSIISDELYFLNVSGNQKENSPYTENLSLQDFEKAKKEFFQVLELIRKKRGTN; this is translated from the coding sequence ATGGGCGCGGTTAAGACTTTTTTCTCAAAGTTTCTTTCGATTTTTAAACGGAAGAAAAGAAAAAAAGGTCCCGAAGAAGAAACACCTCCGGTCCGGGAAAGTTACGGTTATAAAAGGGAACTCGCGGAACTTCGGGAAAAGGCGGATCGTTTTTTCGTCACGAGAAAAAAAACGGGCGGGGTCGTTCACGAAACGAAATATTATAAACTTCTAAAGAACGGTCCTAAGCTGTTTCGTCTCGAAGGAAAAGAAAAATCGGGAAGGGAATATTCTCTCGTAGTCAGCACCGGAAATTTTTTGAGCGCACAAGGTGATAAGATCAGCGGGGTCGTTTTTGTTCCGGAAGCCGAACTCAATCGAATTCTTTCCTATGAACATTCCGATTTAAAGAGCGTGTTTTCCAGATTTCAACCCGAAGGAATCGACGAGGATTTAAAAGTTTTGTATGGAGAAACCGGTTCCTCCCAAGAAACCTGGAAAGACTTTTATAACTGGGAACCGTTTTGGAAACAACAGGTATTCATCCGTTTAAAACCGAACATCATCGGAATTCTTCTCGTGTATATGGGCGCAGACTTCGAACAATTTTTTCAGTCTAACTCTACAAAACGACTGAAGAGCATCATCTCGGATGAGTTGTATTTTTTAAACGTGAGCGGAAATCAAAAGGAGAATTCTCCGTATACGGAGAATCTTTCCCTTCAGGATTTCGAAAAGGCAAAGAAAGAATTTTTTCAAGTACTCGAACTGATTCGAAAAAAAAGAGGAACAAACTAA
- a CDS encoding FHA domain-containing protein gives MGYAVLLTLILFSAPLFAQKSPFVMEDADSSSFPTVQLFIRDKKQFPMERENFLIRESRGSETRTVLRPRVLRKEGSRPVHSVFLVQSGTSLEENNFNTRFLQKVVQASGEEDHFSFIFFSDDLLVVEKDLDRQAALAKARVPGSLSNRNTGTNLDLVFQKVNAILTGESYLSLLVSDNDYRLPPGLRQGLSTGGLPLQVIGRRNVSNYELVRIYGGDFYDVESQDFLSKFLTDLEYFHKHPAEVRYDSPFQNDFWKGEGDFIRGDWESSKGGKFTFTYKPGVVKQLRFVFLSPGVFLPTIGFLLILTLIGLILLFRREKGEPEEIPDRVSGEAERRFHARGEEREVYQRMYGDQFHSSPYANPEGVYVSRSLPVSESEFDAAEAYDLATLIQKEGRSPGKQVPIRKAETTLGNGEFSDVLVADPGVSKLHARIRKIKNRFVLYDLISDAGTYLNGKKILRPRVLYDFDEISLGKTVYVFRAR, from the coding sequence ATGGGTTATGCGGTTCTCCTAACACTGATTTTATTTTCTGCTCCGCTTTTTGCGCAGAAGTCTCCGTTTGTCATGGAAGACGCGGACTCTTCATCCTTTCCGACCGTACAACTTTTCATTCGGGATAAAAAACAATTTCCTATGGAACGGGAGAATTTTCTGATCCGAGAATCCAGAGGATCGGAAACAAGAACCGTATTGCGGCCGAGGGTTCTCCGAAAAGAAGGAAGTCGTCCGGTTCATTCCGTTTTTTTAGTTCAATCGGGAACCTCACTCGAAGAGAATAATTTCAACACTCGATTCCTTCAAAAAGTGGTTCAGGCTTCCGGGGAGGAAGACCATTTCAGTTTTATCTTTTTTTCGGACGATCTTCTTGTGGTCGAAAAGGATTTAGACAGACAAGCCGCGCTCGCAAAGGCGAGAGTTCCCGGTTCTCTTAGCAATCGCAACACGGGAACCAACCTCGATCTAGTATTCCAAAAAGTGAATGCGATTTTAACGGGAGAATCCTATCTTTCGCTTCTTGTTTCCGACAACGACTACAGACTTCCACCCGGACTCAGACAAGGATTGTCCACCGGCGGTTTGCCTTTGCAGGTGATCGGTCGACGCAACGTTTCTAATTACGAACTCGTTCGGATCTACGGCGGAGATTTTTACGACGTGGAGTCTCAGGACTTTCTCTCCAAGTTCTTAACGGATTTGGAATACTTTCACAAACATCCTGCGGAAGTCCGATATGATTCTCCATTTCAAAACGATTTTTGGAAAGGAGAAGGGGATTTTATCCGAGGGGACTGGGAATCTTCCAAGGGTGGAAAATTCACGTTCACATACAAACCTGGAGTTGTAAAACAACTTCGTTTTGTGTTTTTAAGTCCCGGTGTTTTTCTTCCTACGATCGGATTTCTGCTCATTCTCACCTTGATCGGATTGATCCTATTGTTCCGACGCGAGAAAGGAGAACCCGAAGAAATTCCCGACCGGGTGAGCGGAGAAGCCGAACGAAGATTTCACGCGAGGGGAGAAGAACGGGAAGTATATCAAAGAATGTACGGGGATCAGTTTCATTCTTCCCCGTATGCGAACCCCGAGGGAGTTTACGTTTCCCGTTCCTTGCCGGTGAGCGAGTCCGAATTCGATGCGGCGGAAGCCTATGATCTTGCGACTCTGATTCAAAAAGAAGGAAGATCTCCCGGCAAACAGGTTCCGATCCGTAAGGCGGAAACCACTCTTGGCAACGGAGAATTTTCCGACGTTCTCGTTGCCGATCCGGGGGTCAGCAAACTCCACGCGAGAATTCGCAAGATCAAAAACCGTTTCGTGTTGTATGATTTGATTTCCGACGCGGGAACTTATTTAAACGGAAAGAAAATTCTAAGACCGAGGGTCCTTTACGATTTCGACGAGATCAGCCTCGGGAAAACGGTCTACGTTTTTCGCGCCCGTTAG
- the leuC gene encoding 3-isopropylmalate dehydratase large subunit, with amino-acid sequence MKTMFEKIWEDHLVGELDAGSYLVYIDRHLIHEVTSPQAFEGLKLAGRKVRRPEATFATMDHNVSTRTRDLSLADPISAIQMQTLKKNCDENGIRLYDFQNPDQGIIHVIAPEMGLTHPGMTIVCGDSHTSTHGAFGALAFGIGTSEVEHVLATQTLVQKRAKTMEIRVDGKLSDKVTAKDIILAIIGKIGTAGATGYVIEYRGSAIQALSMEARMTICNMSIEAGARAGLIAPDETTFNYIQGKDFAPKGAEWDLAVKKWKRYVTDEGAKFDTTVVLHADEIAPMVTWGTSPSQVVSVKGTVPSPSDATDAIDKIGIESALKYMGLTPGEKIEDITINKVFIGSCTNSRIEDLRAAAATIKGKQVSSKVQAIVVPGSGRVKRQAEQEGLDKVFTAAGFEWRNPGCSMCLAMNDDVLEPGDRCASTSNRNFEGRQGKGGRTHLVGPEMAAAAAIEGRFVDIRNWK; translated from the coding sequence ATGAAGACAATGTTCGAAAAAATCTGGGAAGACCATCTAGTCGGAGAACTGGATGCGGGATCATATCTAGTATATATTGATCGTCATCTCATTCATGAAGTTACAAGCCCCCAGGCTTTCGAAGGACTCAAACTCGCGGGCAGAAAAGTCCGCCGTCCCGAGGCGACTTTCGCGACAATGGATCATAACGTTTCCACGCGCACTCGGGATCTTAGCCTCGCAGATCCGATTTCCGCGATTCAAATGCAGACCTTGAAGAAGAACTGCGACGAAAACGGAATCCGTCTTTATGACTTTCAAAATCCGGACCAAGGAATCATTCACGTGATTGCTCCCGAAATGGGGCTCACTCATCCGGGTATGACCATCGTATGCGGTGATTCTCATACATCCACTCACGGCGCTTTCGGCGCTCTCGCTTTCGGAATCGGAACGAGCGAAGTGGAACACGTTCTCGCGACTCAAACCCTCGTTCAAAAAAGAGCGAAGACTATGGAGATCCGAGTCGATGGAAAACTTTCAGACAAAGTAACCGCAAAGGACATCATTCTTGCGATCATCGGTAAAATCGGAACCGCAGGCGCTACCGGTTATGTGATCGAATATCGCGGTTCTGCGATCCAGGCTCTGAGTATGGAAGCGAGAATGACGATCTGCAACATGTCGATCGAAGCCGGAGCAAGAGCGGGTCTCATCGCGCCGGACGAAACCACATTCAATTATATTCAAGGAAAAGATTTCGCTCCGAAAGGCGCGGAATGGGATCTCGCCGTAAAGAAATGGAAACGTTATGTAACCGACGAAGGTGCGAAGTTCGATACGACCGTAGTTCTTCACGCTGACGAAATCGCTCCGATGGTAACCTGGGGAACTTCTCCAAGCCAAGTCGTTTCCGTAAAAGGAACCGTTCCAAGTCCGAGCGACGCAACCGACGCGATCGATAAGATCGGAATCGAATCCGCGCTCAAATACATGGGTTTAACGCCTGGAGAAAAGATCGAAGACATTACGATCAACAAGGTATTCATCGGTTCCTGCACCAACTCCAGAATCGAGGATCTAAGAGCCGCGGCCGCAACCATCAAAGGAAAACAAGTTTCTTCCAAGGTGCAAGCGATCGTGGTTCCCGGTTCCGGAAGAGTAAAACGCCAAGCCGAACAAGAAGGTTTGGATAAGGTTTTTACCGCCGCGGGTTTTGAATGGAGAAATCCGGGTTGTTCCATGTGTCTCGCGATGAACGACGACGTTCTTGAACCGGGAGATCGTTGTGCTTCCACTTCGAACAGAAACTTCGAAGGTCGTCAAGGAAAGGGCGGACGTACACATCTCGTGGGACCGGAAATGGCGGCGGCCGCGGCGATCGAAGGTCGATTCGTAGACATCCGAAACTGGAAATAA
- the leuD gene encoding 3-isopropylmalate dehydratase small subunit yields the protein MKPFTVLNGIAALLDRPNVDTDQIIPKQFLRKIERTGFGVHLFHDWRYLDDAGTKPNPEFSLNQERYKGASVLLTRDNFGCGSSREHAPWALEDYGFRSIIAPSYADIFFNNCFKNGMLPVVLKSEEVEELFQAVSANVGAKIVVDLDKQTVTGPTGKVYGFEVDSFRKYCLYNGLDDIGLTLKQESKIGEFEKKQKEVEPWLYAI from the coding sequence ATGAAACCTTTTACTGTATTAAACGGAATCGCGGCGTTGCTCGACAGACCGAACGTCGATACGGATCAGATCATTCCGAAACAATTCCTTCGAAAAATCGAAAGAACCGGATTCGGAGTACATCTTTTTCACGACTGGAGATATTTGGACGACGCGGGAACAAAACCGAATCCTGAATTCTCCCTGAACCAAGAAAGATACAAGGGAGCTTCGGTTCTTTTAACCAGAGACAACTTCGGTTGCGGATCTTCTAGAGAACACGCACCTTGGGCCTTGGAAGATTACGGATTCAGATCCATCATCGCTCCCTCTTATGCGGATATCTTTTTCAACAACTGCTTTAAGAACGGAATGCTTCCTGTCGTTTTAAAATCGGAAGAAGTGGAAGAATTGTTCCAAGCCGTTTCCGCTAACGTAGGCGCGAAGATCGTCGTGGATCTCGACAAACAAACCGTAACCGGGCCGACCGGAAAAGTATACGGTTTCGAAGTGGATTCTTTTCGCAAATACTGTCTTTACAACGGACTCGACGATATCGGACTGACCTTGAAACAGGAAAGTAAGATCGGAGAGTTTGAAAAAAAGCAGAAAGAAGTTGAACCTTGGTTGTACGCTATATAA
- a CDS encoding glycosyltransferase family 2 protein: MGKSIPTKKKKTAKKTQTPDSTSGIKLSVAIITYNEEKNIGPCIDSCLDIADEIVILDSVSTDKTEKISKSYPSVKFYKQKFKGHIEQKNDAIALCKFDWILSLDADERVSPELKNSILTFKQKKDDETVNGFQVSRLTFHMGRFIRFGGWYPQYRYRIFRKGSAVWVGENPHDYISIRGKGNKIHGDIIHYSFRDLTHQVNTINQFSSIVAYTRQKKGKKFSSLRTIYKPFSKFMETYFFKFGFLDGFPGWVIAVSSAYSTFLKDAKQYELENGMVERPSNVKEDYGRG, from the coding sequence ATGGGAAAATCAATTCCAACCAAGAAAAAGAAGACAGCAAAAAAAACGCAAACCCCCGATTCCACGTCGGGAATCAAACTTTCGGTCGCAATCATCACATACAACGAAGAAAAGAACATCGGTCCCTGCATCGATTCTTGTTTGGACATAGCCGATGAGATCGTGATTTTGGATTCGGTCAGCACGGACAAAACCGAAAAGATCTCCAAGTCCTATCCTTCCGTGAAATTTTATAAACAGAAATTCAAAGGTCATATCGAACAGAAGAACGACGCGATCGCTCTTTGTAAATTCGATTGGATTCTTTCTTTGGACGCCGATGAAAGGGTTTCACCCGAACTCAAAAATTCGATTCTTACCTTCAAACAAAAGAAAGACGACGAAACCGTAAACGGATTTCAAGTTTCGCGTTTGACCTTTCACATGGGACGATTCATCCGTTTCGGCGGCTGGTATCCTCAATACCGTTATCGAATCTTTCGAAAGGGAAGCGCGGTCTGGGTCGGAGAAAATCCGCACGATTATATCAGCATCCGTGGAAAAGGAAATAAAATCCACGGGGACATCATTCACTATAGTTTTCGAGATCTTACACATCAGGTCAATACGATCAATCAGTTCTCCTCGATCGTCGCTTATACAAGACAAAAAAAGGGAAAAAAATTCTCGAGTTTAAGAACGATTTATAAACCGTTTTCCAAGTTCATGGAAACGTATTTTTTTAAGTTCGGATTTTTGGACGGCTTTCCGGGTTGGGTCATTGCGGTTTCTTCGGCATATTCAACTTTTCTAAAGGACGCAAAACAATACGAGCTGGAAAACGGAATGGTGGAACGCCCTTCCAACGTGAAAGAGGACTATGGGCGCGGTTAA
- a CDS encoding O-antigen ligase family protein: MKDRIVNGLGTASLFSLGLFLLAFPQSVSVSQIFGGLTIATTYPLFFLEEESKRTWKRVCVPFLLFFGIYILLFVSSLIHAETYSPFFKKFLKQSEFGDFWMLLLFPAAFLVASKEKNQTILKRFLFASVSIAILLGCISLFSEVRLGKFVSNGFRYAPGDRLQHFSGKIGPIKLYLPIGMMNTHLTFGGLLGLVLPGLFVDWFQSLKGKKNFVFILKTFLVFAGFIILFFNQSRSVWLGVFVVFVLLILKGTFSLRKNLPAVSLKTKLITGLTLIVLFFGAGYLFRNNWLIQRSISQIFEVHNTENQRYYIYKNTIPLVKEHWLAGVGGGNYKDSHWKESSQMIEQAEQLWYELFITPRGHAHNDLLHFVTTGGIFAGILFLLFWGRLFVSFFQKNFDSTTGIPILAIGVLSLFPAGFFQCYLLDDEVVLPFFAFCGIFLGGRWNSLNDDEIADPNKNIQMQPNDSGLPFSLFKENKGLLWKTIGSIGVPILLYWLFWIPRLNLEPLEVYNRRVRSADLALIKEVQKNILKYEIDSEKNSYVNKNGAEPTAGMKLTIEQASLPFQVEGCLTHLYPNPPEPRKTPFSFAIYVPENSSNAPKTATITIVSRDSFDQDQLYWAHGESDLGTISVHLQKGKNEILVPNFLLDTHPKEFPTEVFFRDFKIRYSDYETGKSPDLPKLYFGRVCDTSIRLTR; encoded by the coding sequence TTGAAAGATCGAATCGTAAACGGACTCGGAACCGCTTCCTTATTTTCTCTCGGTTTATTCTTACTTGCGTTTCCGCAATCGGTGAGCGTATCTCAGATCTTCGGCGGACTTACGATCGCAACGACATATCCCTTGTTTTTTTTGGAGGAAGAATCCAAACGGACTTGGAAACGAGTTTGTGTTCCGTTCCTCCTTTTTTTCGGGATTTATATTCTTCTTTTTGTTTCGTCTTTGATCCACGCAGAAACCTATTCTCCCTTTTTTAAAAAGTTTTTAAAACAATCCGAGTTCGGCGATTTTTGGATGCTTCTTCTTTTCCCCGCGGCCTTTCTCGTCGCTTCCAAAGAAAAAAATCAAACGATCCTAAAACGGTTTTTGTTCGCTTCCGTATCCATCGCGATCCTGCTCGGTTGTATCAGTCTTTTCTCGGAGGTGCGGCTCGGAAAATTCGTTTCCAACGGATTCCGATACGCGCCCGGAGATAGGCTCCAACATTTTTCAGGAAAGATCGGACCGATCAAATTGTATCTTCCGATCGGAATGATGAATACGCACCTAACGTTCGGCGGTTTGTTGGGTTTGGTTTTGCCGGGGCTTTTTGTGGATTGGTTTCAATCGCTTAAGGGCAAAAAGAATTTCGTTTTTATTCTCAAAACCTTTTTGGTATTTGCAGGATTTATCATACTCTTTTTCAATCAAAGCCGATCGGTTTGGCTGGGAGTTTTTGTAGTTTTTGTTTTGTTGATTTTGAAAGGAACCTTTTCTCTGCGGAAGAATCTTCCCGCTGTCTCGCTGAAAACCAAATTGATCACGGGCCTGACTCTAATCGTTTTGTTTTTTGGAGCCGGTTATTTATTCCGAAACAACTGGCTGATCCAGAGATCGATTTCGCAAATATTCGAAGTTCATAATACGGAAAATCAAAGGTATTATATCTATAAAAATACGATTCCGCTTGTGAAAGAACATTGGCTCGCCGGGGTCGGCGGAGGAAATTACAAGGATTCTCATTGGAAAGAATCCTCCCAAATGATCGAACAAGCGGAACAACTCTGGTATGAACTTTTCATCACACCGAGAGGACACGCACACAACGACCTTCTTCACTTCGTAACGACGGGAGGAATTTTTGCGGGAATTCTATTTCTGCTTTTTTGGGGAAGATTGTTCGTTTCGTTTTTTCAAAAAAACTTCGATTCGACGACGGGCATTCCAATTCTTGCGATCGGTGTTTTGAGTTTATTTCCCGCGGGATTTTTTCAGTGTTATCTTTTGGACGACGAGGTGGTTTTGCCATTCTTCGCTTTTTGCGGAATCTTTTTGGGTGGAAGATGGAATTCTCTCAACGATGACGAAATCGCCGACCCAAACAAGAACATCCAAATGCAACCGAACGATTCCGGTCTTCCATTCTCCCTTTTCAAAGAAAACAAGGGACTTCTTTGGAAAACGATCGGATCCATTGGAGTTCCGATTTTGTTGTATTGGCTTTTTTGGATTCCCCGTCTCAACTTAGAACCTTTGGAAGTTTACAACAGAAGGGTTCGTTCCGCGGACCTCGCCCTCATCAAGGAAGTTCAAAAGAATATTCTAAAATACGAAATCGATTCCGAAAAAAATTCGTATGTAAATAAAAACGGAGCTGAACCAACCGCCGGAATGAAACTTACGATCGAACAAGCCTCGCTTCCCTTTCAAGTGGAAGGCTGTCTAACGCATCTGTATCCGAATCCGCCGGAGCCTAGAAAAACCCCGTTCAGCTTTGCGATTTATGTGCCCGAGAATTCTTCAAACGCTCCGAAAACCGCGACGATTACGATCGTGTCCAGAGATTCTTTCGATCAGGATCAACTCTATTGGGCGCACGGAGAAAGCGATTTAGGAACGATTTCCGTACATCTTCAAAAGGGAAAAAACGAAATTCTGGTTCCGAATTTTCTTTTGGATACACATCCGAAAGAATTTCCTACGGAGGTCTTTTTTAGGGATTTCAAAATTCGGTATTCAGATTATGAAACGGGCAAAAGCCCGGATTTACCGAAACTTTATTTTGGAAGAGTTTGCGATACCTCAATTCGTCTGACACGATAA